A DNA window from Paenibacillus sp. HWE-109 contains the following coding sequences:
- a CDS encoding GapA-binding peptide SR1P, with translation MSNTNDVKLAAIHRYDLGVIICKSCNEVIATLPTNGYKKFYSLCCSITCIEKNKEENKR, from the coding sequence ATGTCTAACACAAATGATGTAAAATTGGCGGCCATCCATCGCTATGATCTTGGTGTTATTATTTGTAAATCTTGCAATGAAGTGATTGCAACCTTGCCTACGAATGGATATAAAAAGTTTTATAGTTTGTGCTGCTCCATCACATGCATAGAAAAAAATAAGGAGGAAAACAAACGATGA